A single Paraburkholderia sp. D15 DNA region contains:
- a CDS encoding DEAD/DEAH box helicase, with protein MTEAQTLRDILDYWHKIEFFIPFDLKQVWDNTARENLTCLKASDLNAGAKSPWRVEVGAERELAGFRLYVGIFDMQVIADFARELPGAEPVDSIDEAERTALDGETCIAKVTLDVHGQPDFASLSVSSVPWALGTARRDGLAALTSAAFDAARQDLSGRLSNYEAERRRLRLRDADSATPKHGPVPVPVPLSGDEIIALRTLLAEWAGWALPVQSSVALLEIVTRKKNNGKPKAAAAAAGQGKTPTRAASSSSGAAEPDEDDDEESDAADEQTVDILNSFYIEDIERCMASLDRGDLPATIRAYLLPADVNKRLDLYIDAGREAIVRAQHPTKTNVGHWPEDSSRTMSLMQQFAINTAFEHLESGAIFSVNGPPGTGKTTLLRDMICENIVRRASELAKLANAADGFEQTRSKIPFADGNSATIRKLRPALTGFEMVVASSNNAAVENISNDLPKRKQLGAAWRDVRYLQPVAHKVAAQNGEKDYLKLASSDVPWGMISCALGNAKNRRRFCNRFFDDWRPEDERGGKDDPHAIRDWLKHYAGPGFAAAKTAFLDARASFQLALDERLRYADLHTAWADVPEAQFTQAATDRLTEAGRALNQASAEHTKCVTALQKARAALATLQDQERLIDRQRPGIFARLRRTKDATEHEQKVKKNAGDQIVAHDRITTSGELIDPALDAVRAAQAEKDLADAALADATAVWRKNDALLEQGRAKFAGMRLPESPERVETDKVQCDGFWQDAELAQLRTRVFVAALALHEAWLAEVAQTGGEGFGGNLFAISKLLRGGRLENPADASLVWQSFFMVVPVVSSTFASFARQFRGMGPGSIGWLFIDEAGQAVPQAAVGALWRARRAMVVGDPLQIEPVFTVPTQLITALANLSVPTSDGRYSPAKVSVQRLADDANPFGTYVAVEGEGPLWIGSPLRVHRRCVDPMFSIANRIAYHDKMVFGLKSRVPDSDPLHLGDSAWVDVRGKTADKQVVPQQIEIVEKMIVRLYAESGKLPPLYVISPFKAIKKALLSRLEQLDLAVASRRAGPSKKDWASWCSKRIGTVHTFQGKEESVVIFVLGADHDNAGSANWAVSKPNLLNVALTRAQQRIFVVGDASLWGELKYFSVAREKLGTPITAQQWLARVGTTAELREAELGVPDVNVTVGK; from the coding sequence ATGACGGAAGCCCAGACACTGCGCGATATTCTCGATTACTGGCACAAGATCGAGTTCTTTATTCCTTTCGATTTGAAGCAGGTATGGGACAACACCGCCAGGGAAAATCTGACTTGCCTCAAGGCGTCTGATTTAAATGCGGGCGCCAAGTCGCCATGGCGGGTCGAGGTGGGGGCGGAGCGCGAGCTGGCCGGGTTCAGACTGTATGTCGGCATTTTCGACATGCAGGTCATCGCGGATTTTGCTCGCGAATTGCCGGGCGCCGAACCCGTCGATTCGATTGATGAAGCCGAGCGCACCGCGCTCGACGGCGAAACCTGTATCGCGAAAGTGACGCTGGACGTGCATGGGCAACCCGACTTCGCGTCGCTGTCGGTATCGAGCGTGCCGTGGGCGTTGGGCACTGCCCGACGCGACGGTTTGGCCGCGCTGACGTCGGCGGCATTCGACGCCGCGCGGCAGGACCTGTCCGGGCGGCTGAGCAACTACGAAGCCGAACGCCGCAGACTCCGGCTGCGCGACGCCGACAGCGCGACGCCGAAGCACGGCCCGGTCCCGGTTCCGGTTCCGTTATCGGGCGATGAAATTATCGCGTTGCGGACCTTGCTGGCCGAGTGGGCAGGTTGGGCCTTGCCGGTGCAGTCTTCCGTCGCGCTGCTGGAAATCGTCACGCGCAAGAAAAATAATGGCAAGCCGAAAGCGGCAGCGGCCGCCGCGGGCCAGGGCAAAACGCCCACGCGCGCCGCGTCGTCCTCGTCGGGTGCGGCGGAGCCGGACGAAGACGACGACGAGGAGAGCGACGCCGCCGACGAGCAGACCGTCGACATTCTGAACAGTTTCTACATTGAGGATATCGAGCGTTGCATGGCGTCGCTTGATCGGGGCGATTTGCCGGCCACGATACGCGCCTACCTGTTGCCCGCGGATGTCAATAAGCGCCTTGACCTCTACATCGACGCCGGCCGCGAAGCAATCGTCCGCGCGCAGCATCCCACGAAAACCAACGTGGGGCACTGGCCGGAAGATTCGTCGCGAACGATGAGCCTGATGCAGCAGTTCGCGATCAATACGGCGTTCGAGCATCTGGAATCGGGGGCGATATTTTCGGTCAATGGGCCGCCTGGCACCGGCAAGACGACGCTGCTGCGGGACATGATCTGCGAGAACATCGTGCGGCGCGCGAGCGAACTGGCGAAGCTCGCGAACGCTGCCGACGGGTTCGAACAGACGCGTAGCAAAATCCCATTCGCTGACGGCAACTCAGCGACGATCCGTAAGCTCCGGCCGGCGTTGACCGGATTCGAGATGGTGGTGGCGTCCTCGAACAATGCCGCGGTCGAAAATATTTCCAACGATCTGCCCAAGCGCAAGCAACTCGGCGCTGCGTGGCGCGACGTGCGATATCTGCAGCCCGTTGCGCACAAGGTCGCGGCGCAAAACGGCGAAAAAGACTATCTGAAGCTGGCGTCGTCCGATGTGCCGTGGGGCATGATCTCGTGCGCGCTCGGCAATGCCAAAAACCGGCGGCGTTTCTGCAACCGTTTCTTCGACGACTGGCGACCGGAAGACGAGCGCGGTGGAAAAGACGATCCTCACGCGATACGCGACTGGCTCAAGCACTATGCCGGTCCGGGTTTCGCGGCGGCGAAAACGGCTTTTCTCGACGCGCGCGCGTCGTTTCAACTGGCGCTCGACGAACGCTTGCGCTACGCCGACTTGCATACGGCATGGGCCGATGTGCCGGAAGCGCAATTCACGCAGGCAGCCACGGACCGCTTGACGGAGGCGGGTCGCGCGCTGAACCAGGCGTCGGCGGAGCACACGAAATGCGTAACCGCGCTTCAGAAGGCCAGAGCGGCGCTCGCCACGCTCCAGGACCAGGAGCGATTGATCGATCGCCAACGGCCGGGTATTTTTGCAAGACTGAGGCGAACGAAAGACGCAACTGAGCACGAGCAAAAAGTTAAGAAAAATGCGGGCGACCAGATCGTCGCGCACGATCGGATCACGACAAGCGGCGAACTGATCGATCCCGCGCTCGATGCTGTTCGCGCAGCCCAGGCCGAAAAAGATCTCGCGGATGCGGCGCTGGCGGACGCCACCGCGGTCTGGCGGAAAAATGATGCGCTACTCGAACAAGGGCGCGCGAAATTCGCCGGCATGCGCTTGCCGGAATCGCCGGAGCGGGTCGAGACAGACAAGGTACAGTGCGACGGTTTCTGGCAGGACGCCGAACTGGCGCAATTGCGCACGCGCGTATTTGTGGCGGCGCTTGCGCTCCACGAGGCCTGGCTGGCGGAAGTCGCGCAAACGGGCGGCGAGGGTTTCGGCGGCAACCTGTTCGCGATCAGCAAGCTGCTTCGTGGCGGCCGGCTGGAAAATCCCGCCGACGCATCGCTGGTCTGGCAGAGCTTCTTCATGGTGGTGCCGGTCGTGTCGTCGACGTTCGCATCGTTCGCGCGGCAGTTCCGCGGCATGGGCCCCGGTTCGATCGGCTGGCTGTTTATCGACGAAGCGGGTCAGGCCGTGCCTCAGGCCGCAGTCGGTGCGTTGTGGCGTGCCCGTCGCGCGATGGTGGTCGGCGACCCGTTGCAGATCGAACCGGTCTTCACCGTGCCCACGCAACTGATCACGGCATTGGCGAATCTGTCGGTGCCTACGTCGGACGGCCGTTATTCGCCCGCCAAGGTATCAGTGCAGCGGCTCGCGGACGACGCGAATCCGTTTGGCACCTACGTCGCGGTTGAAGGCGAGGGGCCGTTGTGGATCGGTAGCCCGTTGCGGGTGCATCGGCGTTGTGTCGATCCGATGTTCTCGATTGCGAACCGGATCGCCTATCACGACAAGATGGTATTCGGCCTCAAGTCCCGCGTTCCCGACAGCGATCCTCTGCACCTTGGCGACAGCGCGTGGGTCGACGTGCGCGGCAAGACCGCAGACAAGCAGGTTGTGCCGCAGCAGATCGAGATCGTGGAGAAAATGATCGTGCGGCTCTACGCCGAGTCCGGCAAATTGCCGCCGCTTTATGTGATATCGCCGTTCAAGGCAATCAAAAAAGCACTGCTGAGCCGTCTCGAACAGCTTGATCTGGCGGTCGCGAGCAGACGTGCCGGCCCCTCGAAAAAAGATTGGGCGTCGTGGTGCAGCAAACGGATCGGTACGGTGCACACGTTCCAGGGGAAGGAAGAGAGTGTGGTGATTTTCGTGCTCGGCGCGGATCACGACAATGCGGGTTCGGCGAACTGGGCGGTCTCGAAGCCCAATCTACTCAACGTCGCGCTCACGCGTGCGCAGCAGCGGATTTTTGTGGTGGGCGATGCATCGCTGTGGGGCGAGCTGAAGTACTTCAGTGTCGCGCGGGAGAAACTTGGCACGCCGATCACGGCGCAGCAGTGGCTCGCTCGAGTTGGCACTACGGCTGAATTGCGTGAAGCGGAGCTTGGTGTGCCGGATGTGAATGTAACAGTAGGCAAATGA
- a CDS encoding metalloregulator ArsR/SmtB family transcription factor, producing the protein MGLPASASLDRTLSALADPNRRQVVDLLSRQPMRAGELAEATGLSPQAMSRHLRVLRSSELIEEARDGVDARVRLYVLCATPMNELKQWLEQTEALWSEQLLSFKAHLEAQE; encoded by the coding sequence ATGGGACTGCCTGCCAGCGCGTCGCTCGACCGCACGTTGTCCGCGCTTGCCGATCCGAACCGGCGTCAGGTGGTCGATCTGCTGAGCCGGCAGCCGATGCGCGCCGGCGAACTCGCGGAGGCCACCGGTCTGTCGCCGCAAGCGATGAGCCGTCATCTGCGGGTGCTGCGATCGAGCGAACTGATCGAGGAAGCGCGCGATGGCGTCGATGCGCGCGTACGGCTTTACGTCCTGTGCGCCACGCCGATGAACGAGTTGAAGCAGTGGCTCGAACAGACCGAGGCGTTGTGGTCCGAGCAATTGCTGTCGTTCAAGGCGCATCTGGAGGCGCAGGAATGA
- a CDS encoding LysE family translocator — protein MTVSALLVFALALIVAAGTPGPSVAALVARVLTNGFRDVLPFLAAMWLGEALWLTCAVAGLAVLARSFGMLFMVLKFAGAAYLLFLAWKMWRAPADVAGDDLPRGQSPWRMFVAGLLVTLGNPKIMVFYLALLPTIIDLSRVGTFAWIELTLTMLFVLAAVDITWAMLATRARKLLTTRRAVRITNRASATLMAGVAAAIAAR, from the coding sequence ATGACGGTATCTGCCTTGCTGGTTTTCGCTCTCGCGTTGATCGTCGCGGCCGGCACGCCCGGTCCTAGCGTCGCCGCGCTGGTCGCGCGCGTGCTGACCAACGGCTTTCGCGACGTGCTGCCGTTTCTCGCCGCGATGTGGCTCGGCGAAGCGTTGTGGCTCACCTGCGCGGTGGCCGGGCTCGCGGTACTGGCGCGCAGCTTCGGCATGCTGTTCATGGTGTTGAAGTTCGCCGGCGCCGCGTATCTGTTGTTTCTTGCATGGAAGATGTGGCGTGCGCCAGCCGATGTCGCGGGCGACGACCTGCCGCGCGGCCAGTCGCCGTGGCGGATGTTCGTCGCCGGGTTGCTCGTCACGCTCGGCAATCCGAAGATCATGGTGTTCTATCTCGCGCTGCTGCCGACCATCATCGATCTATCGCGCGTCGGGACGTTCGCGTGGATCGAGTTGACGCTGACCATGCTGTTCGTGCTGGCCGCGGTCGACATCACATGGGCAATGCTGGCCACGCGTGCACGCAAGCTGTTGACCACACGGCGCGCGGTCAGGATCACGAACCGCGCGAGCGCAACGTTGATGGCGGGCGTGGCGGCGGCGATCGCGGCGCGGTGA
- a CDS encoding SRPBCC domain-containing protein: protein MSSRVQVSLRVAASPLRAFEVFTREIGKWWRPNGLFQFTPRGAGVLSFEAGDCGGAEDASNTGEGRRLIETQADGSVFEIGRVTAWEPGERLAFGWRQASFSAGQDTHVEVRFEAVGDETRVTVEHRGWDTVPQDHVARHHFPEQVFLLRHGEWWQALLAALRGVVQASEPRA from the coding sequence ATGAGCTCGCGCGTGCAGGTGTCGTTGCGGGTCGCGGCGTCGCCGTTGCGCGCGTTCGAGGTGTTCACGCGCGAGATCGGCAAGTGGTGGCGGCCGAATGGCTTGTTCCAGTTCACGCCGCGCGGGGCGGGGGTGCTGTCGTTCGAGGCGGGTGACTGCGGTGGTGCTGAAGACGCGTCGAATACGGGCGAAGGCAGGCGGCTGATCGAAACACAGGCGGATGGCAGCGTGTTCGAGATCGGCCGCGTCACCGCGTGGGAACCGGGCGAGCGTCTGGCGTTTGGCTGGCGGCAGGCGAGCTTTTCGGCCGGGCAGGACACGCATGTCGAAGTGCGCTTCGAAGCAGTGGGCGACGAAACTCGCGTGACGGTCGAGCATCGCGGCTGGGATACGGTGCCGCAGGATCACGTGGCGCGTCATCATTTTCCGGAGCAGGTGTTTCTGCTGCGGCATGGGGAGTGGTGGCAGGCGCTGCTGGCGGCGTTACGAGGGGTGGTGCAGGCATCTGAGCCGCGAGCTTGA
- a CDS encoding alkene reductase: protein MPTLFDPLQIGDLTLSNRIIMAPLTRQRAEEIRVPNALMARYYAERASAGLIISEATSVTPQGIGYADTPGIWSQEQVEGWKLVTNAVHAAGGKIFLQLWHVGRISDPLFLDGELPVAPSAIAAKGHVSLVRPERPYVTPRALGLDEIAGLVDAYRKGAENAKAAGFDGVEVHGANGYLLDQFLQDSTNQRTDAYGGPIENRARLLLEVTDACIAVWGADRVGVHLAPRRDAHDMGDSDPAATFGYVARELGKREIAFIAAREALGDDRLGPQLKQAFGGPYIANEKFTKDTAQQVLDAGEADAVAWGQLFIANPDLVRRFEIDAPLNKPNPATYYARGETGYVDYPALETVE, encoded by the coding sequence ATGCCGACTCTTTTCGATCCGTTGCAAATTGGCGATCTCACGCTGTCGAACCGCATCATCATGGCGCCGCTGACGCGTCAGCGCGCCGAGGAAATCCGCGTGCCGAACGCGTTGATGGCGCGTTACTACGCCGAGCGCGCAAGCGCCGGTCTGATCATCAGCGAGGCCACCTCGGTCACGCCGCAAGGCATCGGCTATGCGGATACGCCGGGCATCTGGTCGCAGGAACAGGTCGAGGGGTGGAAGCTCGTCACGAACGCGGTGCACGCCGCCGGCGGCAAGATCTTTCTGCAACTGTGGCACGTCGGCCGCATTTCCGATCCGCTGTTCCTGGACGGCGAACTGCCGGTCGCGCCGAGCGCGATCGCCGCGAAGGGCCACGTGAGCCTCGTGCGTCCGGAACGTCCGTACGTGACGCCGCGCGCGCTGGGTCTCGATGAAATCGCCGGTCTGGTCGACGCGTATCGCAAGGGCGCGGAAAACGCGAAGGCAGCGGGCTTCGACGGCGTCGAAGTGCACGGCGCGAACGGCTATCTACTCGACCAGTTCCTGCAGGACAGCACCAATCAGCGCACCGACGCCTACGGCGGCCCGATCGAAAACCGCGCCCGCCTGCTGCTCGAAGTCACCGACGCCTGCATCGCCGTGTGGGGCGCGGACCGCGTCGGCGTGCACCTCGCGCCGCGCCGCGACGCGCACGACATGGGCGACTCCGATCCGGCCGCGACCTTCGGCTACGTGGCACGCGAACTCGGCAAGCGCGAGATCGCCTTCATCGCGGCACGCGAAGCGCTCGGCGACGATCGCCTCGGCCCGCAACTGAAGCAGGCGTTCGGCGGCCCGTACATCGCGAACGAAAAGTTCACGAAGGACACCGCGCAGCAGGTGCTCGACGCCGGTGAAGCGGACGCGGTGGCCTGGGGCCAACTGTTCATCGCGAATCCGGATCTGGTGCGCCGCTTCGAAATCGACGCGCCGTTGAACAAGCCGAATCCGGCCACGTACTATGCGCGCGGCGAAACCGGCTACGTGGATTATCCGGCGCTGGAAACGGTGGAATAA
- a CDS encoding GNAT family N-acetyltransferase has protein sequence MPPTSTLTFRFAAPHDAAAIRAIEFEAGQRFVSVDMVGIADAPPMEIALVERKIAAREIVVAVNADADAACVGFVMFEPEPARFYVQELDVLTSHGGQRIGAALIDEVAGLARERGVMQLVLSTFRDVPWNAPYYRRLGFRDIAPNDLDASLIERRDMHIAHGLDESKRVFMRRDFA, from the coding sequence ATGCCGCCTACGTCCACCCTCACCTTCCGCTTTGCCGCGCCCCACGATGCCGCCGCCATTCGCGCGATCGAGTTCGAAGCGGGGCAGCGTTTCGTCAGCGTCGACATGGTGGGCATCGCCGATGCCCCGCCGATGGAGATCGCGCTCGTCGAACGCAAGATCGCGGCGCGCGAGATCGTCGTCGCCGTGAATGCGGACGCGGATGCAGCGTGCGTCGGCTTCGTGATGTTCGAGCCGGAACCCGCACGCTTCTATGTTCAGGAACTCGATGTGCTGACCTCGCATGGAGGGCAGCGCATCGGCGCGGCGTTGATCGACGAGGTCGCGGGGCTCGCGCGCGAGCGGGGCGTCATGCAACTGGTGTTGTCGACGTTTCGCGACGTCCCATGGAACGCGCCGTATTACCGTCGGCTGGGGTTTCGCGATATCGCACCAAACGATCTCGACGCGTCGCTGATCGAGCGGCGTGACATGCACATCGCGCACGGGCTCGACGAATCGAAGCGCGTGTTCATGCGGCGCGATTTCGCGTGA
- a CDS encoding VTT domain-containing protein has product MDLMHVLQVALHFDRHLSDLIVQYGTAVYAMLFLVVFVEIGFLPLFFLPGDPLIFICGGLAATGALNVWLVIPVLFAATVAGSIVDYAIGRAIGEKVYTADYRWLDKNALRKAHAFYEARGGLTFLLSPFIAVVRTFAPFVAGVSRMTFARFVSYVSAGAALWIVSLVTAGYLFGNVPLVRDHMSSIVLLGVALGVGSLLVSAVWRFVGRRLR; this is encoded by the coding sequence ATGGATCTGATGCATGTGCTGCAGGTCGCCCTGCACTTCGACCGGCACCTGAGCGATTTGATCGTGCAATACGGCACCGCCGTCTACGCGATGCTATTCCTCGTCGTGTTCGTCGAGATCGGTTTTCTGCCGCTGTTCTTCCTGCCCGGCGATCCGCTGATTTTCATTTGCGGCGGGCTCGCCGCAACCGGCGCGCTCAACGTGTGGCTCGTGATTCCCGTGTTGTTTGCCGCGACCGTGGCAGGTAGCATCGTGGACTATGCGATCGGCCGTGCGATCGGCGAAAAGGTCTATACGGCCGACTATCGCTGGCTCGACAAGAATGCATTACGTAAGGCGCACGCGTTCTACGAAGCGCGCGGCGGGTTGACGTTTCTGCTGTCGCCGTTCATCGCGGTCGTGCGCACTTTCGCGCCGTTCGTCGCGGGCGTATCGCGCATGACGTTCGCGCGTTTTGTGTCGTACGTGAGTGCGGGCGCGGCGCTGTGGATCGTGTCGCTGGTGACGGCCGGTTATCTGTTCGGCAACGTGCCGCTGGTGCGCGATCATATGAGTTCGATCGTGTTGCTGGGCGTCGCGCTCGGTGTCGGTTCGCTGCTGGTCAGTGCCGTGTGGCGCTTCGTCGGCCGGCGCCTTCGTTAA
- a CDS encoding TonB-dependent receptor: protein MFETIRLRIALSSAAALLASHAWADTTDQTRPDNETTLAPVIVRDQAPRSLTSPSVSEIKRVLDGTVGSVGFVDSDSYANTYAFTLRDVLKEVPGVFVQNRYGQELRLSIRGSGIARSYHTRGLEILQDGIPTNLADGSGDYYQIDPLALRAAEVYKGGNGLAYGASTLGGAIDFITPTAYTADAPNMVRLEGGSYGTVRASAQFSRVVGPLDYIATFSTHHASGYRDHERGNYQQFNANVGYRFSPTLDTRFYVGVYVVNQLLPGTLSLNDALNNPTRAATSAVTGDQARNTRTERIANRTTLKLDTGELTFDTWAIHKSLYHPIFQALEQDGWTYGFAPRYTATLDLGGLRNDVIAGARFFGGNTQARQYVNVSGNRGAQTLDSSQNAYNYEAYVENRLFFLPTVALMTGVKALRDVREYVDHGGLAADPTYRSTSETFNGINPKLGLLWQPNRDIQAFADITRSQDVPDFTDLMQTFSSTTRFTPLAAQHAWTVELGTRGTHDRVSWDVTAWRSLVRDQLLQYTTNPNIPATTFNANQTVLQGIEAGVSVDLLRDIAGRGAGDRITLSGVWNLNDFRFKGDPQYGSNRIAGVPVNVVRAALGYSRPDGFHLSASVDWVPAGAWADDANTLRVPGYALLGVQAGWDFRNGVSVYVDARNLTNKRYVSDISTVADARTASTAIFYPGEGRSVFAGVRYAF from the coding sequence ATGTTCGAGACCATCCGACTCCGGATCGCCCTGTCCAGCGCGGCCGCCCTCCTCGCCTCGCACGCATGGGCCGACACGACCGATCAAACCCGCCCCGATAACGAAACCACGCTCGCGCCGGTGATCGTGCGCGATCAGGCGCCCCGCTCGCTGACGTCGCCATCGGTCAGCGAGATCAAACGCGTACTCGACGGAACCGTCGGCTCGGTCGGCTTCGTCGATAGCGACAGTTATGCGAACACCTATGCGTTCACCTTGCGCGATGTGCTGAAGGAGGTGCCGGGCGTTTTTGTGCAGAACCGTTACGGCCAGGAGCTTCGGCTGTCGATCCGTGGCTCCGGCATCGCGCGCAGCTATCACACGCGCGGCCTGGAGATTCTTCAGGACGGCATTCCGACGAATCTCGCCGACGGCAGCGGCGACTACTACCAGATCGATCCGCTCGCGCTGCGGGCCGCCGAAGTCTACAAAGGCGGCAACGGACTCGCGTACGGCGCGTCGACGCTCGGCGGCGCCATCGACTTCATCACGCCCACCGCCTATACCGCGGATGCGCCCAACATGGTGCGACTCGAAGGTGGCAGCTACGGCACGGTACGCGCGAGCGCGCAGTTCTCGCGCGTGGTTGGCCCGCTCGACTACATCGCCACCTTCTCGACCCATCACGCGTCCGGCTATCGCGACCACGAGCGCGGCAACTATCAGCAGTTCAACGCGAACGTCGGCTACCGTTTCAGCCCGACGCTCGACACGCGCTTCTACGTGGGGGTGTATGTCGTCAATCAATTGCTGCCCGGCACGCTGTCGCTGAACGACGCGCTCAACAATCCGACCAGGGCGGCAACCAGCGCGGTGACGGGCGACCAGGCCCGCAATACGCGCACGGAACGCATTGCCAACCGCACCACGCTCAAGCTCGACACCGGCGAACTCACGTTCGATACCTGGGCGATTCACAAGAGCCTGTATCACCCGATCTTTCAGGCGCTCGAACAGGATGGCTGGACCTACGGCTTCGCGCCGCGCTACACGGCTACGCTCGATCTCGGCGGACTGCGCAACGACGTGATTGCCGGCGCGCGTTTCTTCGGCGGCAATACGCAGGCGCGGCAGTACGTAAACGTGTCCGGCAATCGCGGCGCGCAGACGCTGGACTCGTCGCAAAACGCCTACAACTACGAGGCTTACGTCGAGAACCGTTTGTTCTTCCTGCCCACCGTCGCATTGATGACGGGCGTGAAAGCCCTGCGCGACGTCCGCGAGTACGTCGATCATGGCGGGCTGGCCGCCGATCCCACCTACAGATCGACCAGCGAAACGTTCAATGGCATCAATCCCAAGCTCGGGTTGCTGTGGCAACCGAATCGCGACATCCAGGCGTTCGCGGATATCACACGCAGCCAGGACGTTCCCGACTTCACCGATCTGATGCAGACCTTCAGTTCGACCACACGCTTCACGCCGCTCGCCGCGCAGCATGCGTGGACCGTCGAGCTCGGCACGCGCGGCACGCACGATCGCGTGAGCTGGGACGTCACCGCATGGCGCTCGCTGGTGCGGGATCAGTTGCTGCAATACACGACGAATCCAAATATCCCGGCAACGACGTTCAACGCCAATCAGACCGTGTTGCAGGGCATCGAGGCGGGGGTGTCGGTGGATCTGCTGCGCGACATCGCAGGGCGCGGCGCGGGCGACAGGATCACGCTGTCGGGCGTGTGGAACCTGAACGATTTCCGCTTCAAGGGCGATCCGCAATACGGCTCGAATCGCATCGCCGGCGTACCGGTCAATGTGGTGCGCGCGGCGCTCGGCTATTCGCGGCCGGACGGGTTTCATCTGTCGGCGTCGGTGGACTGGGTGCCCGCGGGTGCCTGGGCCGACGATGCGAATACCTTGCGCGTACCGGGTTATGCGCTGCTGGGCGTGCAGGCGGGATGGGATTTTCGCAACGGCGTGTCGGTGTATGTCGACGCGCGCAATTTGACGAACAAGCGCTATGTGAGCGATATCAGCACGGTGGCGGACGCGCGCACGGCATCGACGGCGATCTTCTATCCGGGTGAGGGACGCAGTGTGTTCGCGGGGGTGCGGTACGCGTTTTGA
- a CDS encoding helix-turn-helix transcriptional regulator — translation MKRTDSIPDIDAIHKALANPVRREILGWLREPYAHFADQELPLDHGVCAGKIDARCGLSQSTVSAHLAALQRAGLVTSKRVGQWVFFKRNESVIQAFLEHVNTQL, via the coding sequence ATGAAACGAACTGACTCCATCCCCGACATCGACGCGATTCACAAGGCGTTGGCCAACCCGGTGCGCCGGGAGATTCTCGGCTGGCTGCGCGAGCCTTACGCGCATTTCGCCGATCAGGAACTGCCGCTCGACCATGGCGTTTGCGCCGGCAAGATCGACGCGCGCTGCGGTCTGTCGCAGTCCACCGTGTCGGCGCATCTCGCGGCTTTGCAGCGCGCGGGACTCGTCACGTCGAAGCGCGTCGGGCAGTGGGTGTTTTTCAAGCGTAATGAGTCCGTCATCCAGGCATTCCTCGAGCACGTGAACACACAGCTCTGA
- a CDS encoding VOC family protein — MSGTFERPSLGASVYYKDAFAALDWLEKAFGFERQMVITDNDGQLAHSEMRFGNSYVMICREWSEDMASPASIGGKNTQSVHVQLREGIDEHCARARAAGAVITRELADQFYGDRVYVARDPGGHAWSFAQTIREVSREEAERVSGLKIDGWV; from the coding sequence ATGAGCGGAACGTTCGAACGTCCTTCGCTGGGCGCATCGGTGTATTACAAGGACGCGTTTGCCGCGCTCGACTGGCTTGAAAAGGCGTTCGGCTTCGAGCGCCAGATGGTCATCACCGACAACGACGGGCAACTCGCCCACTCGGAAATGCGCTTCGGCAACAGCTACGTGATGATTTGCCGCGAATGGTCCGAGGACATGGCGAGCCCCGCGTCGATCGGCGGCAAGAACACGCAGTCGGTGCACGTGCAACTACGCGAGGGCATCGACGAACACTGCGCGCGCGCGCGGGCGGCGGGCGCGGTCATCACGCGCGAACTCGCCGATCAGTTTTACGGCGACCGCGTGTATGTGGCGCGCGATCCGGGAGGGCACGCGTGGAGTTTTGCGCAGACCATCCGCGAGGTGTCGCGCGAGGAAGCCGAGCGCGTCAGTGGCTTGAAAATCGACGGCTGGGTGTAG